TGCTAGCTCAGATGGTTATGCTGGTTCCTCCGTGCAGGCAGCGATAGCGTCTTCTTCCGGATCATTCACATCGGTATGGCAAAGTGCAGATGGCTATGCTTATGGTGTAACGTTCCTTGAGATTGGCGATGATGACCTGGTCACAATAGAGGGTTCTAGTGGAAGTCCCGACATGTTTAACCGAGACACTATTGAAGTTGCAATCGAAGCATTGGTAAGTAAATCTTTTCATGGCTAATTTGATTCTCTTTTGACGACGAAGTAGCTTCGGCGACCCGTTCTCGGAAGTTGTGAGCATGATCCGCTGAGTCTCTGTCAAGTCCGAGACTCGAGCACCGGGTTTCAGCTAGTGGAACTACCCCCACCTGCCACTGCCGTGGTCGATGCTTCGATCGAACTTTTCGCGCAACTACTACCATTACAGGACTTGACCTCCAGCAGTCGTGCATTAACACAGCTATTGGAATCAGTCCGGTCCCCGAAGTTCGATAAAAATGTTGGTAGGAAAGCGGCTGCATTGGTCAATGCGTCTACCGCCCTGGTTCTAACTTTACGCCATGCATGTAATGCACAATCGCGCGAAGTTCGCGAACCGTTTGGTACTTCCCAGATCACATCTTTACTTTCTCCATTCTTGAAGGTTAGTACATTCCTTCCGCCGTTCACCATACTAAGTTCACAGCGAATACTAGGACACCTTGATTGATGGCGATCCCATCCTCCGCACAGCGAGCAGTGAATCCATTGGTCGCTTGGCTAGTCTTGCTGGAAGCAACTTCTTTACGGCCCAAATTACCTCTTTAGTTGAGCAAGTTGTCAGCAATCGCGATCCTTATGCTCGATCTGGATGCGCTCTAGCATTTGGTGCTATCTATGGTCATGTCGGCGGCCTTGCAGCCGGTTCACTGCTCAAAACTATCGTGAACGTTTTGATGTCTCTGAGCAATGACACACATCCAGTCGTTCATTTCTGGGCCCTGAAGGCGCTTGCTCGCGTCGTGAATGCGGCGAGCTTGGCTTACTCGCCCTATGTGTCAAGCACTTTGGGCATGTTGTTGAAAATTTACTCCATGAACACACACGAACCCGAAGGTGGAAATCTCTCCAACGCAAACCTTAGCGGTGATCATCCTGCCTACCCGGTCATGGCACAAATCATCGACGCAGTCATCAACGTTCTTGGACCTGATATGAAAGAGTCAGTCAAGACAAGGGCTTTGATTCTGAATCTCGTCCAGAGTTTCTTCTCAGAAGATGACGAGGGAATTAGGGTGGAAGCCATCAAGTGCTACCAACATTTCCTGATGTTTGCTCCAGAACATGTCAACATTCCGGACCTTGTCGAAAGCTTCCGCTACCACCTTACATCCCCCCGACGACCACTCAAGGTTGCCTCTATTAATGCGCTCTACCAGCTTGTCCAAAAGGATGCCCTTGCAATGTCCAAACTTGGTGGTGATCGGCTCGTCGAGGACTTATTCGGAATGTTGGACGATGATTCGTCGGTGGAGGGTGTCCGGAACGTTATCACAAGCTGGCTTCAGCAAACCGTGATCTACAATCCCTCCGCTTGGATTGACTTGTGCCAGCGAATAATGGCACGCACTACTGCCTCACAACAAGTGGCAGATGCATCCTCGGGATCTAACGCACGAGACGACGAGGGAGAATCGCTAAACATCGGGGCCCAAGAGGGAGGAAGAAGCCGCCCAACTTCTCGATGGCGAACCCAGCTCTTTTCACTGCAATGTCTTCATTCTATATGCACCATCGTTGCCAACAGCGGCCGAAGGGAACACCTTGACATCTATTATGCCAGATCTCGAGATATCCCGACCTCGGGTTTGTTGATAACCCGTGTAGGAGATCTTATAAAAATGGCATTTACTGCTTCGACTGCCTACGTAACTGAGATCCGGCTGGAAGGTTTAGTGGTTTTGCGTGATGTCATTCAGGTAGGCGTCGCAGTCAGCGGTTATAAACTTATCGCGTTAATCGATAAAATCTCTCCAGATTTTCAGTGCATCACCCGATCCTACATTCGAAGACTCCCTCCTGTTAGAGCAACATCAGGCACCAGTAACCGCTGCCTTGACGCCCGCCTTTTCTGCCGACTCTACTCCTGAGATTTTAGCATCCGCCGTTCACGCATGTGCGATATTCGTTGGCTGTGGTGTGGTCAAAGATGTCTCAAGAATGGGTCGTATTCTTAAGCTGCTAACGGTAGCACTAGAGCAATCGAAAGGCACGTATAGTTCTTCACTATTTCCTCTCAATAGTGACGTTGTTTCTGAATTACAGAGTCTGGTATGGTTTCCCTCGGAGAAGCAGGCGAACTGAGTCCGAATGCATCAGCAATGTTGAGAATATCTACCCTATCGGCTTGGGCACAATTAGAAGTGGCTAGCTATCAGCAACAGTATCTTCTTGCAATCATTAAACCCTATCGCACGACGTTGGCTTCAATGTGGATTGCTTCCCTCCGTGACTACGCCAGCATTAGGGTTGATTCTGAGTCGTTGCAAGACACGTCAGCAACCGCCCTCGACTCCTATTCAAGCCTGGGTAAAGAGGCTCTGCTTCCGGTACGTATTTGGACATTGTCACTACTCTTTCGTTGCTGAGTATCTTGCAATTTCAGTATTACGCTAATTCGTGGATGCTCATCCTACAAGCTGTGGCTGCCGCCATGAGAGCTGGAGATCTTAATATACTTGCCGCCATGGATGGTAGAGAATCGGCCAGAGACCTCGAGTCGCCGAACAAGTCGCGGGACGAACCCGCTGTATTCTTTTATGTGATCTTTGGCTTAGTATACGAGGCCCTGGCTACATCCACTTCGGATTCCACCGACTCTGCTAGCCGTCAAGCCTTTATGAGTACGGCTTTGCAAGCTCTCAAGAGCTTGGTTAAGCCCGAGTACGCCGGAAAGGCTATCTTGGAGCCGACTATCTTCGATGAATTTATTAGCGTATGTTATCGTATCGCAATGACGGAGGCAGCGTCTGTACAGGTTCATCTCATTGAAGTTCTTGCTGCGTTTGCTTGCACGCAAGACAATAATGATAGGTAAGTATCGTTCACTTTCAACAATCTTGTCGTGACTTGACTTCCGCTTCATAGTGTTTCGGATTCCATAACGGCAAACTCTCCGCGTTCGCATTGTCTGCGAATATGTGCACATATCCTCAGGCACTCGACGTCAACCTCACATGGATCTGCAATCCGTAAGCCCCTCGAGAACTGTCCATCCATGATAATATATCGACTGTTTGATTAGAAGGGGAAGCGGTGGACCGTTTCAAGATGATCCAGGCTGCGTTTTCTGCATTTACAGTCGTAGGAGCCTCGACGAACACCTCCCTAAGAGAGGACGTCCGCGCAGTAGCTATCCTCTTATACAGCGGTATGGGCAATTCATAGAGTCTAAATCACAGGTCACTAACTTCGATCGTTGCTGAAGAAATTCTTAAGGACGAATCTCCAGACATTGATTTGGCTGGCCCGACGTTTTCGTCCTTGAAGTTAATTCTGGATCTTCCCCCTGCCCCAGCTCGAGATTCATCTGATAGATTTCAAAAACTCATACATGGATTAATATCCGACTGCCTCCGCAACATTGACGAGATGAGGTTTGCGTTATAAGTCCTTCCATGACGCAAGTACTTATCACCTTGCAGAGGGCGCGAAGGTATCGCCTGCACCAAGAAAGTGAAAAATAACCTACTTGCAACAGTCCTCATCCTGACCAGTATACCACCAAACATCAAGGTTGGCGAAACAGTCATCGAGCATTGCTGTTTCTTGATCTCCCAGAAAATCCTTGAGATAGGAGACGTACGGTCTTGTCCTACATTCCTCTTACAGCCATTTATATTTTATTCTTCAGGGTACCCTCAATGCCGTTCATTGTGCCAAAACGTTGATCATTGCATCTACTTCGGGGCATGGCTTGCATAAATACTGCGTCAAGTTGCTACTCCCTACCTTGGTTGAGTATATTGCCAAAATGGCACCTCATGTCAGAGATGGTTCTATTACAGAAAGCCATGCATCTGCGGTTGGCGAGATATGGAAAGCTTTCTTTGCTTTCTTTTCATCCCTTCAGGAGGCGGAACGTGAGTTGCCCTCTACAATTGTCCGATGACTCATACCTACTGATTGACGTTTGGTAGGCACTCGGCTATTGGCGGTATTCTTACCGACCATCGCGCTTTTGCTATCTGACTCCCAGACCCCACCATCCCCGGTCGTTACGCTCAGCACAAAGCAACTTCTTGCCTATGCGGCTTCGTCCCCCGCTTGCTTCAAAGAGGCGACAGGCAAACTCGACGTATCTACCAGAGAACTACTTGAGCAATCGATACGGAAAGTCCTTGGTAACAGTGCGACCGGACTTGGAGCTCAGCATACCCAAAAGCCGCAGATATCCCTCAGGTCATTTTGACTGGACGAGGGTCAATGTAGGTGTTGTCCATCAGGCGTGTAACTTGTATTGTAGATGTATACCAACTCATGATTAACCTTGCCAAGTTATATAAGTACTGGTCTGGATAAAAACAAGCCTTCGCCGATGCAGGTGGGAAAGTCCGGATAACGGTTTCCTTTTTGGAAACGGATAAAATCGGGGTGTGTCCTCGGTGGCCCCAGCCCGCAACTTAAATCCTCTCTATCTTCCACTTCTGCGCAAGGCAAGGTCGCATGCTACAATAAAGATTGAAACCGCAAGATCTTCAGTGACGGTCCTGGACTAGTCCTCAAAGGGAAAGACAGTGTCCCATGATCGTGGGCGTGGGAAGGTCAGAACTACAAAATGTGTCCTTGTCAGTGAACCGGTGACGGCCAGTGTCCGACAGTGTCCTGAGCAACACTGGTCGATACAATCTGGTAGTTGTTCTGCCTTCTAACGTATGTTTCGAGTCTAACGCCTTCTTATCTACCAAAAGTACTAGATTGCTGGCCAAGCAGTCTGCTTAACTGTCTtttagatagatagattacaccaCTAGATAGAGACTCAACAAGCAGAAAAAGCAAAGGTTCACACCTTCCTTTTTAGTTTCATTGACTGGGCGGTTCGAGCGCGATTCTAAACAAACAGTCCATCAAGTAACAAGGATTTCCCGAGGCTGTAGTCACTAACTCCACACTTTCCAGGTTCAACCTGCTGCTGTGTGTGAGAACTTTGATACCCAAAACAGGAACCATCATTGCAAGGTTGTCACCACcgcttttccttctctccctcaCCATTTCTTCGCCGTGCGCAAGTCAGCTTGGGATTCTTTGACCTCCTCTTCTATTTCTTACGATCATTTTCGTTCTAATTTGGCCCAATCATGGTTCATTACCACAACCACTCTATTGGAGACATACGGGGTTTAAAGGAAACATTCTGGGGAGCAAATCGCCCGTTAATTCCTATCAACGAGAAGGGAAGATGGAATAGTGTCGATGAGAAGCATGGTTTTCGAGATTCAAACTCTTTCGCCGGTCGCGCTTATTCACGAATGAAGAGATACGCTTCTCGCTACTGGTCCCAGCGAGCCACGACACCCATCATGACTACAAAATCATCTTTAACGACACCACCCTCGATTGATTCCTCAAACGTTCGTTTTGTGTTCCTTTGCGCACTGTGGTACACCTCCTCAGCGCTGTCATCCAACACAGGGAAGGCCATCCTCATTCAATTCCGGTACCCCATCACATTGACCTTCGTCCAGTTCGGATTTGTCGCCTTCTATTGTCTTCTTTTCATGTCCCCTATCATACGATTTTCCCGGCTACGTTCGCCTACGAAGCCAATCTTGAAGGACACACT
Above is a genomic segment from Marasmius oreades isolate 03SP1 chromosome 4, whole genome shotgun sequence containing:
- a CDS encoding uncharacterized protein (BUSCO:EOG09260C5W), whose protein sequence is MSAETIAIENFNFQESEVSGENGGMYLFQWLSSTEKKLGEIPVDQLKSKQSELEAILVKIILSPEPYPSPGRALRNVVARCLIVLYRRAETRTLFDTLQALLKVTSDFKTPDMDARKIAAFSCIGDLMQLFGVQYMSFMAEIATVALKTFKSSYTPLLRYHALLALKKALIASKRAVQDSTFKDILKQAKSALTDKCLPLQRVASEVLIVLFSGTDGPLVTGNDVDSIISLCVKTLEASDQVTRKCLAQLVGHLLASTQVERAVPAPEPSQKTKKEAEAGDDDDTQTPPAAAEVTKPLLNPQEMFSHLSNHLNKPNVTRKTRIGIFHFYVALVSKLGSTWAETNYATIVTHLMTEIVSSTKSRTTRYELLLTRKLVGILLRDLIGVRMLSEQGQIGAIRDLANSYLKRWPAMMPGQVAPNSAVLVVVLREVAGLLQQLGNAPPPVQDALTEPLMTLLAHPSYTTRVTASWALRCFCYSTPLRLPRTIITVIDKLQRDLSSMLSPAAPMDVQSRALGYAYGLAALISVIRERPLYVSYDVSTKVLDMAIQLLKRAGEHDVKIGNTEVEVSWILIAALMSLGPNFVRPHLPQLLVLWRNALPKPTSKDSLNNAGRTNEEWAFLLHVRESALGAIVCFLQHNMPLVNLDVGRRIASVLSNALLFANNFVGLSVEEAPDMQDSSTMNLKTREALLRKRVYQCFSTLGFSGIADSTQSTLLQSVITLFASSDGYAGSSVQAAIASSSGSFTSVWQSADGYAYGVTFLEIGDDDLVTIEGSSGSPDMFNRDTIEVAIEALLRRPVLGSCEHDPLSLCQVRDSSTGFQLVELPPPATAVVDASIELFAQLLPLQDLTSSSRALTQLLESVRSPKFDKNVGRKAAALVNASTALVLTLRHACNAQSREVREPFGTSQITSLLSPFLKDTLIDGDPILRTASSESIGRLASLAGSNFFTAQITSLVEQVVSNRDPYARSGCALAFGAIYGHVGGLAAGSLLKTIVNVLMSLSNDTHPVVHFWALKALARVVNAASLAYSPYVSSTLGMLLKIYSMNTHEPEGGNLSNANLSGDHPAYPVMAQIIDAVINVLGPDMKESVKTRALILNLVQSFFSEDDEGIRVEAIKCYQHFLMFAPEHVNIPDLVESFRYHLTSPRRPLKVASINALYQLVQKDALAMSKLGGDRLVEDLFGMLDDDSSVEGVRNVITSWLQQTVIYNPSAWIDLCQRIMARTTASQQVADASSGSNARDDEGESLNIGAQEGGRSRPTSRWRTQLFSLQCLHSICTIVANSGRREHLDIYYARSRDIPTSGLLITRVGDLIKMAFTASTAYVTEIRLEGLVVLRDVIQIFSASPDPTFEDSLLLEQHQAPVTAALTPAFSADSTPEILASAVHACAIFVGCGVVKDVSRMGRILKLLTVALEQSKESGMVSLGEAGELSPNASAMLRISTLSAWAQLEVASYQQQYLLAIIKPYRTTLASMWIASLRDYASIRVDSESLQDTSATALDSYSSLGKEALLPYYANSWMLILQAVAAAMRAGDLNILAAMDGRESARDLESPNKSRDEPAVFFYVIFGLVYEALATSTSDSTDSASRQAFMSTALQALKSLVKPEYAGKAILEPTIFDEFISVCYRIAMTEAASVQVHLIEVLAAFACTQDNNDSVSDSITANSPRSHCLRICAHILRHSTSTSHGSAIQGEAVDRFKMIQAAFSAFTVVGASTNTSLREDVRAVAILLYSEILKDESPDIDLAGPTFSSLKLILDLPPAPARDSSDRFQKLIHGLISDCLRNIDEMRGREGIACTKKVKNNLLATVLILTSIPPNIKVGETVIEHCCFLISQKILEIGDGTLNAVHCAKTLIIASTSGHGLHKYCVKLLLPTLVEYIAKMAPHVRDGSITESHASAVGEIWKAFFAFFSSLQEAERTRLLAVFLPTIALLLSDSQTPPSPVVTLSTKQLLAYAASSPACFKEATGKLDVSTRELLEQSIRKVLGNSATGLGAQHTQKPQISLRSF